A window of Amia ocellicauda isolate fAmiCal2 chromosome 20, fAmiCal2.hap1, whole genome shotgun sequence genomic DNA:
ttacAGACAACTTGTTTGGATTAACCGAGTCCCTATATACATAATTCATTTAAAACTGAACAATCCGTTAAGACCACCAAAGACCAACTCATGCCAAAGTATTAATACACCAGcactatttttatttcttagcagacatcctaATCCTAATCCAGGGCGAcctacaattgttacaatacatcacTACTTTTACAAGCAATTATCAATTTATAAagctgtttttactggagcaatctaagtaaaATACCTCGCTGAAGAACGGTAGGCTACTTCTATACCGAAATAGGCTATATAAAGTAAAGACTACAATCGCTACCATTACATAAATATTGAACAATTCCCTGATACACCGTATTACACGCCTTATGTATAAATCTCCATACAACATTTAAAACGTATGTAATAGGACTGCACATATTAGCCGACGCAGTGTAACAAAAAGGTTAAGCGTAGATTTTAACAACGAATCTCACACTGCTACGAAACACGAGCAAAATACtgaatttaaatgaaatgatcaaataaaacGGAAATGCATTGCAATAGTAAGACACTGCGTAGGCCTATATGGAGGTAACCAAGTTTATACACAAAAGACGCACAAGGCTAGAAAACGAAAAATAAAACAGCGCAACTTACCTTTTAAAACCCATAGAAATCTGCCGTTACAGAGGCTGCACATGTAAATCTTTACACAAATGTATAGCCAGtcaacaaatatacatttagaaaaataaactttaaactCCTGCTGTGCAAACCCTTCACCCTCACACCTCACCGGCTCCCAGCGCACCTGTGCGTGGGGGCGGGGACTCCTGGGGGTCTACGTCAGAGGGGCGGGACTCCCGATGTCTACGTCAGAGGGGCGGGGTCCTGCGTGACCAGGGCTGCGCTCTTGAGCCCcagtggattggtatgaaaatCACATCAATTACAGATTGAGACtataaataatatgaaatcTTACATACATAATATTAGACTATGAGTCTTTTTCAATTAGAAACCAGAAGCACTACATACTCATACACTACTATGGAAACATATCAGTTGTTGGTTTATGATTGGTTTATTGGTTTTCCcaacaatttcaattttaacaCACATTACCAATTGTCAATTGTAACATAGTTCCAGTGTTTATTACTTCCACATTCCTCGTTGTAAAATGCAAGACTCTTAATTCACATTGGGTTCAAATTGACAAGttcattaaacattttattgagTTTAACAAGCTGACCCTTACCCTTCCACTTCATCTCCACTGGCTGTAATGCTTTCAATATCAGCCCTCAGGCCTGTCAACCTGCCACTGAAATAATCAAGAGTCATTTCTATCGTGGATGGAATCACCACAACCAAAGCATTCCATTCCTATACATACTTGCCATCAACGTTTGCCAGATATCTTACAAGAGTGTACGATTCTCCTGTGGGCAATTTAAACACATATTTTCCAAACACTGCACATACACCAATAAGCACGTTTAAAGGCTATAAGCATTTCAAAtactgagtgacagagagactaACTTGAGAATCATGCAAACAAAAAGATAAACAACAGCATTCAAGGAGCAGGCTTACACGTCCTCCGAGCCTGCCTCATGAAAAGCAcgaatgtaattgaatttacAAACGTCCCGCTGGCATAATTGCTCCAATCAGTCAGGTATCAGAACAACATGTACCACATGGGCTCTGCAGGGATTTCTGGAAACACTGCCTTTAATACACACCACAAACAGCTCACGCCACAATATTGTAACGAAAAGCTTGCAATATAAAGTGACTGAGACACATGAAGAGAGACAATTTATTATCTCCAATAAACCACaacaaacattacagaatggAGGCTTTACATTTTTCACTTGGTATCAAGAGACAAGTGTAAAGAGGATTTAAATTCTCTGACTAAATTACATCAGTCAAAGGTTTCGAAATTTGTTGacaaaaaagtaaaagtttTCATGGAAGACCTGCATTTCTGAACTTGGTCTACAACTAAAAGGCTTTCTGTTGTCTTTTTAcactttaataatgtattattacaattaaaaatgttactttatattattacaagtagaTTCTATTTTGTTGTGCAGTCAGTTTAAAAAAACTCTCTTCTGCTCTACTGAGTATGTCTTCCAAGTCGGTACCTCCCGGAAAAATAGACTGTTTCCTCTACTGATGTTGCCCTGTGTAACAAAATCAAgtgacgagagagagagagagacatcagAAGTAGCAGTAAAAGCTGTAGTAAATGTAAAAGCGTTCCAGGGGACTGCAGTCATGGGATATTACTACAAACAATACCtgtacaaacacatacacaacatGCACTTAAACAGATAACTGTGCTCATTTTAAAACCAAACGATAAATATTTTCGTGCTCATGATGGAGAGTCCAAAATCGACTGACCTCTCCGCTGAGGTGCCTCCAGCAGTCTTCCCAGGTATGATATACAGGTGCATAGGGGGGCAGGCCACCAGCAAGTCTGTGGTGAGGGGGGAAGAGAAGAGggcaaaaaaaacatattcagtGCATTCAAGGAAAGATAACAGCTACTGTAAATATATAaccaatattatattttgtatcttTACAGGCTTATTCTGTTGTGCCCTTATGGTTGTTGTTTCTGCTTAGATACCAGACTTGGCCACTTACCCACAGTTATTGACTGCCATCACGTTGGACACCAACACAAAGGGGTACGTTAGGATACTCTCAAAGCCCTGAGGGGAGACAAAAGGggacaataaaaaaaatgaaataaatgcaaaacattttcaaattgtttttaattggtgGCATATCTGATTTTTAATTGATAACCCAGTTGGAAGACTAAAGAGAATATAGATGGTTAAAAAAACTTCACTATTGATTTAATTCACTGCCTGGAAACAGTTCTTGATCTCTCCCATGTGGTTCATCCGTTTAAATACAGACAATCACACGAGAAAAGAAACATGAGAAAACCACGTCCATTAGCAGTGCAGGTACTCAGACACACAGTGCTGTAGATGGGTAAATATAAAGCTCAACCACAGCTTCCAAACATCACATACACCATGGTAACATCTTTATGCTCCTTTTAAAAGTGGGAATATTTCACTGATGACAACAACCACCCACAACCAAAAAACAGTTTCCCCCCAAACCCCTCAAATGTCTTTTTTTCTGGGCGTTGGGGACTGTACGAGTCAGGATTGGTATTATGACTTAAGGTAAAACTCCAAACAGAGAGCAGCCCAGATAAAGCTTGCATAGTGTGTGAGGAGGACTTGCATAGTTGATGAAGGGGGAGGGCGTCTTGCAGATCCACACTGAGAAGATATCCCCTAGGAGGCGTGGAATCAGACCCCTGCAACAGAGGAGGATGTCACCAACGTTTCAGATCACGTCTACACGTGGTTGCCAGCGTTTGGAGGATCAGTCTCTAACATGTGGGAATGACCAGGCTGGGCAAATGAAGCACTGAATTGTCATACACTCACTGACAAGGGGCTAAAACAGTAACAATAACACTAACCCTACTTTTTCTGTCTCACTAGGTTATAGCTCCCTCATGGTTCTTTAATTTCAGTCTCTGTTTTCAGTCTCAAATATACTCCTGGCTCCATTCTGTTCTGTATAGCTTTCGTTTCAATTTCTCCCTGTCCATCTCCCCTCTGTATGTTAAAATAATGAAGGACTCCACACTGGAATACTGACATCTAATATGTAATTTACCCCCCCGACAAATCTCTATTCATTATCTTGGGTACAAAACCCAGTAGCTACAAAAGCTCTTTCAGGAGTAATTGCCTCCAGGGAATGCAGTGTCCGAGTCGTAAGTGTGTCTGATATGGATGCATTGTTTGATGTCCACAAGCACCCCAACAGACTCTCCAAGTACGGACTCTGTCAGATCTTGGCTTCAGCAGGATGGACTTGAGGAATATCTGTGACTTATTCTTAGAAGCCTTCAATGTTATTTAAAAGGAGCAAATCTCAATGGGCCCTGACCCACTcaacctacagtgagggaaaaaagtatttgatcccctgctgattttgtacgtttgcccactgacaaagaaatgatcagtctataattttaatggtaggtgtatttgaacagtgagagacagaataacaacaaaaaaatccagaaaagcgcatttcaaaaaagttataaattgatttgcatattaatgagggaaataagtatttgatcccctatcaatcggcaagatttctgtgtcccaggtgtcttttatacaggtaacaagctgagattaggagcactccctttaagagagtgctcctaatctcagctcgttacctgtataaaagacacctgtccacagaagcaatcaatcaatcagattccaaactctccaccatggccaagaccaaagagctgtccaaggatgtcagggacaagattgtagacctacacaaggctggaatgggctccaagaccatcgccaagcagcttggtgagaaggtgacaacagttggtgcgattattcgcaaatggaagaaacacaaaataactgtcagtctccctcggtctggggctccatgcaagatctcaccacgtggagtttcaatgatcatgagaacggtgaggaatcagcccagaactacacgggaggatcttgttaatgatctcaaggcagctgggaccatagtcaccaagaaaacaattggtaaaacactacaccatgaaggactgaaatcctgcagcgcccgcgaaggtccccctgctcaagaaagcacatgtacaggcctgtctgaagtttgccaacatctgaatgattcagaggagaactgggtgaaagtgttgtggtcagatgagaccaaaatcaagctctttggcatcaactcaactcgccgtgtttagaggaggaggaatgaccccaagaacaccatccccaccgtcaaacatggaggtggaaacattatgctgtgggggtgtttttctgctaaggggacaggacaactgcaccgcatcaaagggacgatggacggggccatgtaccgttaaatcttgggtgagaacctccttccctcagccagggcattgaaaatgggtcgtggatgggtattccagcatgacaatgacccaaaacacacagccaaggcaacaaaggagtggctcaacaagaagcacattaaggtcctggagtggcctagccagtctccagaccttaatcccatagaaaatctttggagggagctgaaggttcgagttgccaaacgtcagcctcgaaaccttaatgacttggagaggatctgcaaagaggagtgggacaaaatccctcctgagatgtgtgcaaacctggtggccatctacaagaaatgtctgacctctgtgattgccaacaagggttttgccaccaagtattaagttgaaggggtcaaatacttatttccctcattaacatgcaaatcaatttataacgtttttgaaatgcgtttttctggatttttttgttgttattctgtctctcactgtttaaatacacctactattaaaattatagactgatcatttctttgtcagtgggcaaacgtacaaaatcagcaggggatcaaatacttttttcccccactgtacaaaaaacaacaccagCTCAGCTCAGCTACCTTCCCTTCTCCACTCCCAGTAATTTGCAacccagattaaaaaaaaaaccctcttttgcatacatacagaaaaaaacaatcataTGTATATACAGGTCTTTTGAGGCATTCACTACAATTTCCACATGTTCCTGGGGTTTAAGAGAGATTTACAGATTTCTAATCCACTTTGATTGTCTTTGGTTACACACAGCACCACTGGATAACCTgagaacaaatataaataatttcctgCTCTAATGTAACAAGTCACACTTACGCAAAAAATCCCATAATACCCTCTTCCTTGTAGATGGTCAAAATGGAGTTGAACACTCTGCtgtgaataaacaaaaatacatatataaatatagttctCATACAGGGTATAGAaaagtgacttaaaaaaaatcaacctCAAGCATCCTGATAAAACTGACTTGTATTTGGTTTCCCTTCCAATAAACTGCACCATACATCTTAAAGCGATCACTAGAAGAAAAAGGTGATCAAACATAAGATttttctcttacacacacacacaagatgtTACAATTACACATTCATTTTACAGCGAGACCCATAGTATACGAACATTATTAATTTGAGGAACTGAAGACGAATCATGAAATGTCTTTTTTAACATGGAGGACATTTTCTAACTCAATGAATTGGAACAAGACAATACTACAATTCAactggtttacattttgtttgtggACAAACACAACACTGGCCAGTGCAGACCGAAACCCTTTCTGCTGAAAAGATAATGTCTCCATGGCTCAGGTTTCTTTTGAGGTGGAGGGGGGATAACAAAAGCAGTTGAGAAAGTGACCGTGTCGCTACCATGAAAGGGGTGCCCGACAATCAAGGAGCAGGAGCGTGCGACCATCTCTCTGGCTGTCTGTGACAAGGGGGAGGAAAAGGCAGGGAAGTCtgtcaaattaaacaaaacaatgaatacaGCAAATGTAATTTCATTCAAATTTGTTTATATgcttttggataaaaaaaagatttcctTAATAACAAAGAACAGTTTCTCATCTCCTTCATTTCACTTCCAAACAAAGTGAgattttcagttcagttttaaATTACAACTGAACTTTGCCCTCTTTGTCAGAACATAATTCTGAAAAAGAGGGCAAAGAGGGAGAGTTTTTCAGATTTTGATTCTCAAATTGTGTTCAACAGGGTCTAACATTGTATCATAAGAGGAAGAGATGAgaaaaaagagggagagaaaccTCCACTATACCTTATATCTATCTTCTTCAGAGAATCTCTGAAAAAGAACAAAGCGCACAAAATCAGAAATGCAAGTCCAACTGTTAACTGAACTTATGAAGCGAGGGGAACCCCACTGCTAAAACATCAGGTATCTGTAACAGTTCTGCTTTCTGATAAACACTGGAAAACCTAAGACAAATTAGAGCTGAAACCTGGACAGGACACATTTCTGATTGTTAGGCTTAAGTCCCACACTAATATgcaaaatgtcaaaataataAGCAGCTCACAGCAAAATGTCTACCTCaaacacacctgaaacactGTTGCACGTGAAAGTGCCAGGTGATAGAGAAGGttttgagagagaaaaagaaagaactcAACATTTAAATTCCACCAATAACAAAAAGCAAATGTTGTGGTGCTTAGTTGCATTTGTGGAAGTGTGGCTCAtacgtttttttctttttctgggcACCATTACGGAAAGTTGCATTTCTTGGTTCCATGCGTAACTCGAGGAGCATCTGTACTGTGTGGgctgatgttaaaaaaaaaaaagcgctcTCATCCTACCTGTATGACTCTGTGGTAGACAAATTTCCCAATGGCCAAAGCACAAAGTCTCGGAACAAGGCCTTTAAACAGGCCTGATATCCCATCTATCTTCACAATGTATTTAGCTGGAAAGGGAGAAACATCATCCATTTCCAAAATCTCCTTGGAATATGTCTCACTgacaatgtatatataaacacataacaTACATCAACAGAAGAAGCCAAGTACAACATGTCAACATATTCTTGTTCAACGTCTTACCATAAGTAAAGAGGCCGGGCAGGTAGTAAACCTGTCTGCCAAAAATATTTCTCCCTAACGTTGGAGTAAGAGGTTCATAACCAACCTGAAAGGGAACAGTGTTGACAGCATCAGTCAAAGCGTCAATCATTCAGCCTTTCAGCACTATCACAATAGGGAGCTCTGCAGTCTTTCCATTTGATTGCAGTGTTATTGGTGTCATGAAATGTacacaaaaaatattgtatCAGTGCACCTTacatgggggaggggggtaacTGTAAATGGCCATGACATAAGAGAGGGGTTCACAACTTAATTGACCCTTAATTCGACTTAAATATTCCTTTTAATGTTTATAAACAGTAGGCCTTTTAAGTATATAGTATCAAGGACCCATCTTTTTATCAGTAATAAGATTACTATAATAGGGGGGAAATGGCCAAATGTCCTTTCCTGTTTAAAAGGAGTTTAACTTTTTAGAACGGCACTTCATTCTCGCAACGTTCGCTCATGTAACGGCCACAGCGGAGTTCAAATCTCCCGCCACAATGCAGCGCCCAACCGCAGCACTAACGGCAGGGCTTCAGAAgcgatatattttaaaataataataataataataataataataataataataataataataatgacgatcatttattttgtaaccGCGGTGAGGGCGTGACCCCTTATTACAAGAAAAACAGCGTGGCTTTAAAAACGGACATTTTGCTTTTATCTGACGCTGAATGTGAATTATTCTGTATTGACAGTTGAGGACTCAATGAGTGGGTACGATACGGACTGTTTAGTGTGTTGATATCAATCAATAATAGCGCATTTTAAATCATGTGTGACATCCTTCTTACCTGTACCAGCAGCGTGGTATACACGGCCGGGTGGGAGATGACAGTCAACAAGAACGCCATTTTGGGAAAACACTCGGCGTGCGGGAAGCCACGCCCACACACGGTTCGATTGACTATTTTCGTGTGTGTGGCCAATCACATGCAAAAGGCACTTGTCAGTCATTTCTACTTGGCCAATCGCCTTCTTCATTTATGAAAGTTAGAAACAAAAATAGTATACTATGACTAACTGTTTTGAACCATACTTTTAGTACACTACTTTAACAAGGGATGTGTTGGAAATTATATTTTGATGAGTTGTGCTGTGAAAATCATGTCCTGGTTAAATGATTATGAAGCCGAATACATATGATGCTACTGTTCACTGTGTGTGTACAGGGAACACACAAACTATTGTGTGAACTGTAACATTTTCATGTTGAGCTAATAAAAGTATGATGttcttcatcttcattaatgtgaaatcagtCCTCAGAAAATCAGACAATATTGCCCATCTGGGTTTATCTGGATTTGTAATTTACTCTTTTCTATATTTCTATATGTCAATTCCTTTAAGAAACACTTACACTGAGTAGGCCAGATTCGCTTTATAACCTTTGTATTAACTAGCTACCAGACACAGTATAAAATGCAAACTTACAGTAACATTAATGTGAGTCAAACTCTCTGCTTGCACAATGTTTCTTGCAGTTTTGCTTTCTAACAAGTAGGTCTTTTTTGGGATATGAGATTAGCCTACAGGACCTACACTTGTAGATCTAGTCAATAGTGTCATCATATGTattcagtttaaaataataataataataataataataataataataataataataataataaagctagAGTAACATTTAAAATCCAAAACCGTCTGATTGtaaaaaataacatcaaagtTATAAATCTTGAACAACTGTTATCAcattctattattttatttttgagatTCAAAGTAAAAGATAGTTTCATTTAAATCTGTTGGGACCACTATATATTTAGTTGAAAGTAAGACACACTTTGAATGAATGCACTATAAACCCTCACCACAAAATACTGGCTTATGTAATTCTCAGGTTGTGTCTGCATGGTTTGTTCTTTGCTGTATAGTGCCTTATTTCTGAATTCCTTCTCATCCATATCAAATAATCTGTGGAAAAGAACATCAGAAAAGAATATCAATTATTGAGATTGTTAATTAGATGCCCATAATTGGTGAAGATTGACACGAATAAATAattgttaattaataattaattataataataaaaaagattcTAAAATCGCTGCAGGGAAAATATTTCTTTCTCTAAAGATCTGATAAAAAAGGACTGCGAGTGTTAACCTTGAGTAATGTATCATTAGTGTTTAGAGAACACTTCTccaaaatacattgatttagaTTTGTTGTGATATTGTTTTGACATCCTCTCTTCATTCCCGGTTTCTCACACTGCGTGCTAATTAAGCCTCTACAgtatttatttgcattgttCCTTGTGTTGTTTACATTTGTGGTCCCAAAAGACCAAATATTTGTTACTCATACTTTCAGtaagaaaaactattttatagTATTACCAAGTCCAGactgaataacaaacaaatgataaagCACtttggaaaaaaactaaaatctaagCATAAATCTACCAATTCTTTGGTTTATGAAGTAACTTGCATGAAGGTGTAGTGCAAAGTGCAGTAAAACTGTAGTAACAAATTACAATGTGTAACATTGCATCAGGAACTCAATATAAATCTGAATTATGGAAGAATTGAAAGAATCACAAAGTCAGAGTTACATATTCAGTTCTTAGTACTGGGTTTGACTAGTTGATTATGTGGGTAATTACTTTGCCTATTACAGGTCACCTGACATGTTTAATTGCCTAAAAGTTATGGTTAGTGATTTTGCAATTGCTTTTATTcctttaattaaatatgcaaaatacaACCAGGTAAATTGAAAACCCTTTTTTCTGCAGGTTTCTCACCTCTCATCCACGATCTCCACATTCCAAGAGACATAATTGAAATCTACAATATATAAAGGATACCTTTTCATTAACTAACAAAAAATATTCAGGTTTTATATTTGTGGATTTACAATGTTCCCTTCCATCTCATCCCAACATCCTTTAGCGCCCTCTGCTGTAAAtttaagcaaaaaataaaatgcacactaATTTACTGGTACTTGATTTTTGTACTCTCAAGCTTCACATTTTTCAACCCACATGGTATGAATTATTTAGAGATCTAATTATACACTGTGATTCAGATATACTCTTGTTCAACATCAAATCTGGAAAAGTAGGAGCAGACACTTGCTATACCTCCCTTCACTCCTCATATAATAGTTATGAATAAATCTGTATCCTATTGTGTTTTAATGggcagaagccactttctactatgtATAAATCAAAATACGAAAGGGTAGAAGTTTTAATGTAATACCCTTTGTGATTTCACTGTAATTGTCATGGTAAATTAGATTAATACTATATACACATCAGGAAGTTAAAGTGCTTTGCTTTTCTTACAACTTTTTCTGCAACTGTTTTACTTTTATAGCACAATTCTAAGCGATGGTGGGAAACCCTCATAGAGAGCTGCAAGGTCTTCGGTTTTTCCTTACACCTGAGCCCTACAAGCCTAAAAACTGTGCAGAACCTGAGATTTAAAGGGTATTGTAACAGTAATAAGAGAAAAAATACCTCCCACAAAGGATTTTTCAACAATCGCTTTATTCTACAATACTGTCATTAATTACAAAACTGAACGTcatcagtgttttaaaaaataaatggccaATTATGGAATGTTACCTTTACTCAAATTACCTTTACCAGAGCTGAATAAAGATAGCTTGGCCATCTCCAGGACTCCACGTCATTTAAGGGTGTAGGGTGTTAGTAATGATACTGagcagattaaaaaacaaaaacaaaaaacatgttgtTATCTATACCTCTGTAAATTGTGTACAGAATGtacatttaacttaaataagaacaaaaaaaaaaaatacataaagattGTTTGGTAGAATTATGGGGAAAACTGCTCCTTTGGCTTGGTTGCCTTTTTTGGGATAAATTCTAAAAATATTTTgcttacaaaaaaagaaagaaaataatttaaagaatgcctttaaacacattatttctaagaaagtgttttcttttatgGAGAGATCTTATATtcgaacaatacaaataaaaactgtgcAACAAATTCCCGACTTAGTCTATCTGGATTGCTTCCAAAGTCCTGTTTCTTATTCCATCTGTACACAAACTGCACAAACTGATGAATCCCTGTCACCCACGAAGAGACAGCTCTAGTTGGAGGTTCTGTGTGGCACAGGGATGTTCTCGTGAAGGTATTTCATGCTTCCTTGCTCCGAGAAGTCCGAGACTGTGTGTCCGTCGCCTCGCAGCACCCACTTAGTGGTCAGGAGGCCCTCCAGTCCCACGGGGCCACGAGCGTGGATCCTCGCTGTGCTGATGCCAACCTCAGCCCCTGCAGCAATTGGAAACACGGCATTACATTTACAGTATGGTCTGTAAAAGGTTTCTCCAGCCATTAACAGccccagtttaaaaaaaaaatctagaaactagaaaacaacaaagcaaaaaGTCACTGATAAGAATATTAAAAACACCATTTACAAAAGGTGAATACTGTATGCATGTTCTTTCTGGGGGGTTTCAGTCCcaaaaaacacataaatgtGTGCAATGTAATacaacattatacaaagcaGTCTAAACT
This region includes:
- the LOC136716277 gene encoding mitochondrial carrier homolog 2-like is translated as MAFLLTVISHPAVYTTLLVQVGYEPLTPTLGRNIFGRQVYYLPGLFTYAKYIVKIDGISGLFKGLVPRLCALAIGKFVYHRVIQRFSEEDRYKTAREMVARSCSLIVGHPFHVIALRCMVQFIGRETKYNRVFNSILTIYKEEGIMGFFAGLIPRLLGDIFSVWICKTPSPFINYAIFKRMNHMGEIKNCFQAGFESILTYPFVLVSNVMAVNNCGLAGGLPPYAPVYHTWEDCWRHLSGEGNISRGNSLFFREVPTWKTYSVEQKRVFLN